One genomic window of Myxococcus stipitatus includes the following:
- a CDS encoding ATP-binding sensor histidine kinase: protein MWELPGYQDVRRIYRGHRFDVFRAWTDSGSARVLKLVREGPLADSSAAMLRHEHDMLRDLRDVPGIERTVALEDLAGLPALVLEDAGPCDLQEWLRRGPLEVDVFLELAVDLASSLGALHRRRVIHRDLSPANLAVTPGGRRLVMIDFDLATRVPGATQESGVPGGFEGTLRYIAPEQTGRLHRLVDHRADLYALGASFYEMLTGEAPFMSTDAAELVHTLLAQPPVPLVDKNPRLPGILSDLVLRLLAKVPEERYQSAEALAEDLREVQRRWRGPGTSPIVFELGRHDLARELGLPERLYGRDEELALLDEALVRVEEGAREWLVLAGASGGGKTALAESLRRRMRGRGRFLSGKCPELEGQMPYAALREAVRGLVESLLEQPPEEVDAWRRRVQEALGVQGRVLTDVLPELERLVGEQPPVAVLGPKEAGTRFHLVFQSFLRDLATPQAPLVLFLDDLQWADAATLDLLERLASDSELHHLMLLGAFRSTGWGAGHPLARLLSSKTGAPSRRIELGPLGPEAIASLCADALRCGVERARPLAALVRDKTAGNPFAVDHFLRHLHRAGLLAYDLEAGAWRWDLERIAQAEVTDNVVELMLEAIRELPAGTQRLLEVAACLRGPVDLRLLSRVVDRDVEETAGGLWRALRAGLLVPEGRSPRFAPASGDAAAQAPSTRQAAYRFAHDRVRQAAYSLLSDAERARWHRRIGLRLWEDASGAEAERRVCEVVDHFHLGGDWMEDAEGRGWLADLNIRAGRKVRDASAFGSALVYFTRAMTLLPEDAWRTRPELMLRLHQEAAECAQLSGDATLAERLIDTSMAHAVTPLEKADLFVLRMNAAILDRDHVAAMAHAREGLRLFGMALPEGDATAAFHAELAQVELNRRGRTEVELLAAPAMEAGTELGCMRLLMNAGVAAWFSDPPMFSFIYTRMLNLTLAHGNSLYSAFAYVCFGLVYGESKGDYAQGHPFSHLGVELVRRLGNPREECRVLAAFLFYLRHWREPLRSSMPLLRRGIAAGLESGEPQYVAYLLASASFTRLRLGTELDRVHAEVESALAFDRKSGQHAMADMQLALRQAVRCLQGRTRERASYDDASFDTRSFLAAASADPTILGQFQLLRLQTSFLVGDLAGARDTLRASEGYLRFVQPLFNVTEHAFFAALTLGACADEVTGAERAALVAQVDAALRRFEHWARNCPENFRHRQRMLAAEVARLEGRLGDAAELFDEAIDRAREEGFPQDEALANLLAGRLYGAQGRKRVATLYLRAAREGFARWGAKAVVAALQEEFPDLQAQEPGMWERAVTPTGDDFRGASLDLLSILKAAQTLSGEVALERLLEKLMAVCLEVAGAQRGALVLEEQRRLVLEAVGAVGEPVSRVHLPLAGSEHVPESLIGHAYRTGDAVVLGDAVHQGRFVSDAYVVRQRVKSALVVPIRRHGRTMGVLYLENNLATHAFTPDRVRVLQLLSSQMAISLENSLLFEERRRAEEAVRFLAESSALLAESLDYEATLARLARLCVSYLCTVCTIDVVDASGAIRRLATAHADPAMERVSQELQESYSPDWSSTVPAVTVLRTREPMLLPELGDRLLEALCRDARHVELMRSLRASTLMVVPLLARGRTLGVISLVSSEPGRHYGPADLELARELARRAAISLDNARLYREAQEAIRLRDEFLSIAAHELYTPITALQLSVQGLARSEAPTRDALLRTSRVTQAQTRRLAHLVDELLDVSRIQTGRLHLSLERVDLAQVVRDVVEGMSDAIARSGCALELELAEGCAGTWDRVRLEQVVTNLLSNALKFGAGRPIVVRAEAVEAQVRLSVLDRGIGIPEERLPHIFGRFERAVSSREYGGLGLGLFIVREIVGALGGRVRAESTLGAGSRFVVELPCQGPAVLQGLVEATGA, encoded by the coding sequence ATGTGGGAGCTGCCCGGCTACCAGGATGTCCGGCGGATCTACCGCGGGCACCGCTTCGACGTGTTCCGTGCATGGACGGATTCGGGCTCGGCTCGGGTCCTGAAGCTCGTGCGCGAAGGCCCGCTGGCGGACAGCAGCGCCGCGATGCTCCGCCACGAGCACGACATGCTCCGCGACCTGCGGGACGTGCCGGGCATCGAGCGGACGGTGGCGCTGGAGGACCTCGCGGGACTGCCCGCGCTCGTCCTGGAGGACGCCGGGCCGTGTGACCTCCAGGAATGGCTGCGGCGAGGGCCCCTGGAGGTCGACGTCTTCCTGGAGCTGGCCGTGGACCTCGCCTCCTCGCTCGGGGCGCTGCATCGACGGCGGGTCATCCACAGGGACCTGAGCCCGGCCAACCTCGCGGTGACTCCCGGCGGACGGCGCCTGGTGATGATCGACTTCGACCTGGCCACGCGCGTGCCGGGCGCGACACAGGAGTCCGGGGTCCCTGGCGGCTTCGAGGGGACGCTGCGCTACATCGCGCCGGAGCAGACGGGCCGGCTCCACCGGCTCGTGGACCACCGCGCGGACCTCTACGCGCTGGGCGCCTCCTTCTACGAGATGCTGACGGGAGAGGCGCCGTTCATGTCGACGGACGCCGCGGAGCTGGTGCATACGCTGCTGGCGCAGCCGCCCGTGCCGCTCGTGGACAAGAACCCGCGGCTGCCCGGCATCCTCTCCGACCTGGTGCTCCGCCTGCTCGCGAAGGTCCCCGAGGAGCGCTACCAGAGCGCCGAGGCGCTCGCGGAGGACCTGCGCGAAGTCCAGCGCAGGTGGCGGGGCCCGGGCACGTCGCCCATCGTGTTCGAACTGGGGCGTCATGACCTGGCCCGCGAGCTGGGGTTGCCCGAGCGCCTCTACGGGCGGGACGAGGAGCTGGCGCTGCTCGACGAGGCGCTCGTCCGCGTCGAGGAGGGGGCGAGGGAGTGGCTCGTGCTGGCCGGTGCGTCCGGGGGCGGAAAGACGGCGCTCGCCGAATCGCTGCGCCGGCGCATGCGAGGCCGGGGCCGCTTCCTGTCCGGCAAGTGCCCGGAGCTCGAGGGGCAGATGCCGTACGCGGCGCTGCGGGAGGCCGTGCGTGGACTCGTGGAGTCGCTGCTGGAGCAGCCCCCCGAGGAGGTCGACGCGTGGCGACGCAGGGTGCAGGAGGCGTTGGGCGTGCAGGGGCGCGTGCTCACGGACGTCCTGCCGGAGCTGGAGCGGCTCGTCGGCGAGCAGCCACCGGTGGCGGTGCTGGGGCCGAAGGAGGCGGGCACGCGCTTCCACCTCGTCTTCCAGTCCTTCCTGCGCGACCTGGCCACGCCTCAGGCCCCGCTGGTGTTGTTCCTCGACGACCTGCAGTGGGCGGACGCCGCGACGCTGGACCTGCTGGAGCGCCTGGCGTCCGACTCGGAGCTGCACCACCTGATGCTGCTGGGCGCGTTCCGCTCCACGGGCTGGGGGGCGGGACACCCGCTCGCGCGCCTGCTGTCGTCGAAGACAGGGGCGCCCTCGCGCCGCATCGAGCTGGGGCCGCTCGGGCCGGAGGCCATCGCCTCGCTGTGCGCGGACGCGCTGCGCTGTGGCGTGGAGCGGGCCCGGCCGCTCGCGGCGCTCGTGAGGGACAAGACGGCCGGCAACCCCTTCGCGGTGGACCACTTCCTGCGCCACCTGCACCGCGCGGGGTTGCTCGCGTACGACCTGGAGGCGGGGGCCTGGCGCTGGGACCTGGAGCGCATCGCGCAGGCGGAGGTCACCGACAACGTCGTGGAGCTGATGCTGGAGGCCATCCGGGAGCTCCCGGCGGGCACGCAGCGGCTGCTGGAGGTCGCCGCCTGTCTGCGCGGTCCGGTGGACCTGAGGTTGCTGTCGCGGGTGGTGGACCGGGACGTGGAGGAGACGGCGGGAGGACTGTGGCGCGCGCTGCGCGCGGGGCTGCTGGTCCCGGAGGGACGGTCGCCCCGCTTCGCGCCCGCGTCCGGGGACGCGGCGGCGCAGGCCCCCTCCACGCGCCAGGCCGCCTACCGCTTCGCGCATGACCGGGTGAGGCAGGCGGCGTACTCGCTGCTGTCGGACGCGGAGCGGGCGCGGTGGCATCGGCGCATCGGCCTGCGGCTGTGGGAGGACGCCTCCGGCGCGGAGGCGGAGCGGCGTGTGTGCGAGGTGGTCGACCACTTCCACCTGGGCGGGGACTGGATGGAGGACGCGGAGGGGCGCGGCTGGCTCGCGGACCTCAACATCCGCGCGGGCCGGAAGGTGCGGGACGCGTCCGCGTTCGGGTCGGCGCTTGTCTACTTCACGCGCGCCATGACGCTGCTGCCGGAGGATGCGTGGCGCACGCGGCCGGAGCTGATGCTGCGGCTGCACCAGGAGGCGGCCGAGTGCGCGCAGCTGTCCGGCGACGCGACCCTGGCCGAGCGCCTCATCGACACGTCGATGGCCCACGCGGTGACGCCGCTGGAGAAGGCCGACCTGTTCGTGCTCCGGATGAACGCGGCCATCCTGGACCGGGACCACGTGGCGGCGATGGCGCACGCGCGCGAGGGCCTGCGGCTGTTCGGCATGGCGCTGCCGGAGGGGGACGCCACGGCGGCGTTCCACGCGGAGCTGGCCCAGGTGGAGCTGAACCGGCGGGGGCGCACGGAGGTGGAGCTGCTCGCCGCGCCCGCCATGGAGGCGGGGACGGAGCTGGGCTGCATGCGGCTGTTGATGAACGCGGGCGTGGCGGCCTGGTTCTCCGACCCGCCGATGTTCTCGTTCATCTACACACGCATGCTGAACCTCACGCTGGCCCACGGCAACTCGCTGTATTCGGCCTTCGCGTACGTGTGCTTCGGCCTCGTCTACGGCGAGTCGAAGGGGGACTACGCCCAGGGGCACCCGTTCAGCCACCTGGGCGTGGAGCTGGTGCGCAGGCTGGGCAACCCCCGCGAGGAGTGCCGCGTCCTGGCGGCGTTCCTGTTCTACCTGCGCCACTGGCGTGAGCCGCTGCGCTCCTCCATGCCGCTGTTGCGCCGGGGCATCGCCGCCGGACTGGAGAGCGGGGAGCCGCAGTACGTGGCCTACCTGCTGGCGTCAGCCAGCTTCACCCGCCTGCGCCTGGGCACGGAGCTGGACCGCGTGCACGCGGAGGTGGAGTCCGCGCTGGCCTTCGACCGCAAGAGCGGCCAGCACGCCATGGCGGACATGCAGCTGGCGCTGCGCCAGGCCGTGCGCTGTCTCCAGGGGCGCACGCGCGAGCGCGCCAGCTACGACGACGCGAGCTTCGACACGCGGTCCTTCCTCGCGGCGGCGAGCGCAGACCCGACCATCCTCGGGCAGTTCCAGCTGCTGCGATTGCAGACCTCGTTCCTGGTGGGGGACCTGGCGGGGGCGCGGGACACGCTCCGCGCGTCGGAGGGTTACCTGCGCTTCGTCCAGCCGCTCTTCAACGTCACCGAGCATGCCTTCTTCGCCGCGCTCACGCTGGGGGCGTGCGCGGACGAGGTGACGGGCGCGGAGCGCGCCGCGCTCGTGGCCCAGGTGGACGCGGCGCTGCGACGCTTCGAGCACTGGGCGAGGAACTGCCCGGAGAACTTCCGCCACCGCCAGCGGATGCTGGCCGCGGAGGTGGCCCGGCTGGAGGGGCGGCTCGGGGACGCGGCGGAGCTGTTCGACGAGGCCATCGACCGGGCGCGCGAGGAGGGCTTCCCCCAGGACGAGGCGCTGGCGAACCTGCTGGCGGGGCGGCTGTACGGCGCGCAGGGCCGCAAGCGCGTGGCCACGCTGTACCTGCGCGCGGCCCGCGAGGGCTTCGCGCGCTGGGGCGCCAAGGCCGTGGTGGCCGCCCTCCAGGAGGAGTTCCCCGACCTCCAGGCCCAGGAGCCGGGGATGTGGGAGCGCGCCGTCACCCCGACGGGGGACGACTTCCGGGGCGCGTCGCTCGACCTGCTCAGCATCCTCAAGGCCGCGCAGACGCTCTCCGGCGAGGTCGCCCTGGAGCGGCTTCTCGAGAAGCTCATGGCGGTGTGTCTCGAGGTGGCGGGCGCGCAGCGCGGGGCGCTGGTGCTCGAGGAGCAGCGGCGGCTCGTGCTCGAGGCGGTGGGCGCGGTGGGCGAGCCCGTCTCCCGCGTCCACCTGCCGCTCGCCGGCTCGGAGCACGTGCCCGAGTCGCTCATCGGCCATGCGTACCGGACGGGGGACGCGGTCGTGCTCGGCGACGCCGTGCATCAGGGCCGCTTCGTGTCGGACGCCTACGTCGTCCGCCAGCGGGTGAAGTCGGCGCTGGTGGTGCCCATCCGCCGTCACGGGCGGACGATGGGGGTGCTCTACCTGGAGAACAATCTCGCCACGCACGCCTTCACGCCGGACCGCGTGCGCGTGCTCCAACTGCTGTCGTCGCAGATGGCCATCTCCCTGGAGAACAGCCTCCTGTTCGAGGAGCGCCGCCGAGCCGAGGAGGCGGTGCGCTTCCTGGCGGAGTCGAGCGCGCTGCTCGCCGAGTCGCTCGACTACGAGGCCACGCTGGCGCGGCTGGCGCGGCTGTGCGTGTCGTACCTGTGCACCGTGTGCACCATCGACGTGGTCGATGCGTCGGGCGCCATCCGCCGGCTGGCCACCGCTCACGCGGACCCCGCCATGGAGCGCGTCTCCCAGGAGCTGCAGGAATCCTACTCACCGGACTGGAGCTCCACGGTGCCCGCCGTCACGGTGCTGCGCACCCGGGAGCCCATGCTGCTGCCGGAGCTCGGCGACCGGCTGCTCGAGGCGCTGTGCCGGGACGCGCGACACGTGGAGCTGATGCGCAGCCTGCGCGCGAGCACCCTGATGGTGGTGCCGCTGCTCGCCCGGGGACGCACGCTCGGCGTCATCTCCCTCGTCTCGTCGGAGCCGGGGCGGCATTACGGCCCGGCGGACCTGGAGCTGGCGCGGGAGCTGGCGCGCCGCGCCGCCATCTCCCTGGACAACGCGCGGCTGTACCGCGAGGCCCAGGAGGCCATCCGCCTGCGCGACGAGTTCCTCTCCATCGCCGCGCACGAGCTGTACACCCCCATCACCGCGCTCCAGCTGTCCGTGCAGGGGCTGGCCCGGAGCGAGGCCCCCACGCGCGACGCCCTCCTGCGCACCTCGCGCGTCACCCAGGCCCAGACCCGACGCCTGGCCCACCTGGTGGACGAGCTGCTCGACGTGTCCCGCATCCAGACGGGGCGCCTCCACCTGAGCCTGGAGCGGGTGGACCTGGCGCAGGTCGTCCGGGACGTCGTCGAGGGGATGTCGGATGCCATCGCGCGCTCGGGCTGCGCGCTCGAGCTCGAGCTCGCGGAGGGCTGCGCGGGGACGTGGGACCGCGTGCGACTGGAGCAGGTGGTCACCAACCTGTTGTCCAACGCGCTCAAGTTCGGGGCCGGTCGCCCCATCGTCGTGCGCGCGGAGGCGGTCGAGGCCCAGGTGCGGCTGAGCGTGCTCGACCGCGGCATCGGCATCCCCGAGGAGCGGCTTCCCCACATCTTCGGCCGCTTCGAGCGCGCCGTCTCGTCGCGCGAGTACGGTGGGCTGGGCCTGGGGCTGTTCATCGTCCGGGAAATCGTCGGGGCGCTCGGGGGACGGGTCCGGGCGGAGAGCACGCTCGGCGCGGGCTCGCGCTTCGTCGTGGAGCTGCCGTGCCAGGGGCCCGCGGTCCTCCAGGGGCTCGTCGAGGCCACGGGGGCCTGA
- a CDS encoding M50 family metallopeptidase translates to MRPHFHVAGFPVRVRPLFFLTVLATGWSLTRDVAQLALWTAVVFVSILAHELGHALAFRRYGSPARIELHGMGGTAHAEDGGRLTHRQLAWVSFAGPGAGFVLGGLVWAAARLAPPGVTDGRVGQVVDMLLLANVGWGLFNLLPFQPLDGGHLLASLVRAWRGYRHERLLHRVGIVTAALVVGYAIWARQLWMGMLALTIGVLNLEQLRRLPPDVALAPTPAREGRQRRRSAWGWFGRRSSSLPRRGPSLMGAVTLDELLGRTAPASPHTAPVDPSLEQARDEAEPPRDPAVVGRLLLDSGLSSLAIRPLQEAFAQAPSSSTGHSLVLALLETGRTEELAVLLSGPRATYLSEDSLEVIALRARDAQEVALADRVTALRRARAPKSDERG, encoded by the coding sequence ATGAGGCCCCACTTCCACGTGGCCGGCTTCCCGGTCCGCGTCCGCCCGCTCTTCTTCCTCACCGTGCTCGCCACGGGGTGGAGCCTCACGCGTGACGTGGCGCAGCTGGCGCTGTGGACGGCGGTGGTCTTCGTGTCCATCCTCGCGCACGAGCTGGGACACGCGCTGGCGTTCCGCCGCTACGGCAGCCCGGCGCGAATCGAGCTGCACGGCATGGGCGGCACCGCGCACGCCGAGGACGGCGGTCGGCTGACGCACCGGCAGCTGGCGTGGGTGAGCTTCGCGGGCCCCGGCGCCGGCTTCGTCCTGGGTGGACTGGTGTGGGCCGCCGCGAGGCTGGCGCCCCCGGGCGTGACGGACGGCCGCGTGGGCCAGGTGGTGGACATGCTGCTGCTGGCCAACGTGGGCTGGGGGCTGTTCAACCTGTTGCCCTTCCAACCCCTGGATGGCGGCCACCTGCTGGCCTCGCTGGTGCGCGCGTGGAGGGGCTACCGCCACGAGCGGCTGCTGCATCGGGTGGGCATCGTCACGGCGGCGCTCGTGGTGGGCTACGCCATCTGGGCCCGGCAGCTCTGGATGGGCATGCTCGCGCTCACCATCGGCGTGCTCAACCTGGAGCAGCTCCGCCGCCTCCCTCCGGATGTCGCCCTGGCCCCGACGCCCGCGCGCGAGGGCCGCCAACGCCGCCGGAGCGCTTGGGGCTGGTTTGGGAGGCGCTCCTCCTCCCTCCCGCGACGCGGCCCGTCGCTCATGGGGGCCGTCACCCTGGACGAGCTGCTCGGACGGACAGCGCCCGCGTCCCCGCACACCGCCCCGGTGGACCCATCCCTCGAACAGGCCCGGGACGAGGCCGAGCCTCCCCGAGACCCCGCCGTGGTGGGACGGCTGCTGCTCGACAGTGGACTGTCCTCCCTGGCCATCCGCCCCCTCCAGGAAGCCTTCGCCCAGGCCCCCTCCTCCAGCACGGGGCACTCGCTCGTGCTCGCCCTCCTGGAGACCGGACGCACCGAGGAGCTGGCGGTGCTGCTGTCCGGCCCCCGGGCCACCTATCTTTCCGAGGACTCCCTGGAGGTCATCGCCCTTCGGGCGAGGGACGCCCAGGAGGTCGCGCTGGCCGACCGCGTCACGGCCCTGCGGCGGGCCCGCGCTCCTAAGTCGGATGAGCGAGGCTGA
- a CDS encoding thiamine pyrophosphate-dependent dehydrogenase E1 component subunit alpha, which translates to MSRPRLIKESSAPLPLDRELLVRIHDLMVKTRTLEERLIQMYKQGHGYFWIGGPGEEAFNVPLGLLMKKGQGPEYDYLHAHYRQSGTLLALGEEPIGALRQMKNTATDPYSGGRNFAGHFSLRKYNVAPVSSPIEVQYAIAPGTAMVQKRLGGDGITIVTGGDAGTAEGDFASCLVWSSRPANPLPILIIVTNNKWGISTSGDGQHGETRVSDRGKAFNIQSKTINGNDPVEAYQELKAAMEYVRKERKPFLLEAMVSRLYGHSSASGANYVADEVDCLKTFEARLEQEGVLTRQQMDDLRNRYTEEMAAAARTARDEPLPAPETIWKHIFAEDK; encoded by the coding sequence GTGTCTCGACCCCGCCTCATCAAAGAATCGTCCGCGCCGCTCCCACTCGACAGGGAGCTGCTGGTCCGCATCCACGACCTCATGGTCAAAACGCGCACCCTCGAGGAGCGCCTCATCCAGATGTACAAGCAGGGCCACGGCTACTTCTGGATTGGCGGTCCCGGCGAGGAGGCGTTCAACGTCCCGCTCGGCCTGCTCATGAAGAAGGGCCAGGGCCCGGAATACGACTACCTGCACGCCCACTACCGGCAGTCCGGCACGCTGCTCGCGCTGGGCGAGGAGCCCATCGGGGCGCTGCGGCAGATGAAGAACACCGCGACGGACCCCTATTCGGGCGGCCGCAACTTCGCGGGCCACTTCTCGCTGCGCAAGTACAACGTGGCCCCGGTCAGCTCGCCCATCGAGGTGCAGTACGCCATCGCGCCGGGCACGGCCATGGTGCAGAAGCGCCTGGGCGGCGACGGCATCACCATCGTCACCGGCGGCGACGCGGGCACGGCCGAGGGCGATTTCGCCTCGTGCCTGGTGTGGTCGAGCCGCCCCGCAAACCCGCTGCCCATCCTCATCATCGTCACCAACAACAAGTGGGGCATCTCCACCTCCGGTGACGGGCAGCACGGCGAGACGCGGGTGAGCGACCGCGGCAAGGCCTTCAACATCCAGTCGAAGACCATCAACGGCAACGACCCGGTGGAGGCGTACCAGGAGCTGAAGGCGGCGATGGAGTACGTGCGCAAGGAGCGCAAGCCCTTCCTCCTGGAGGCCATGGTGTCGCGCCTGTACGGCCACTCGTCCGCGTCCGGCGCGAACTACGTGGCGGACGAGGTGGACTGCCTGAAGACCTTCGAGGCGCGGTTGGAGCAGGAGGGCGTCCTCACGCGGCAGCAGATGGACGACCTGCGCAACCGCTACACGGAGGAGATGGCCGCCGCCGCCCGCACCGCGCGCGACGAGCCGCTGCCCGCCCCGGAAACCATCTGGAAGCACATCTTCGCGGAGGACAAGTAA
- a CDS encoding alpha-ketoacid dehydrogenase subunit beta: MANMAQAIRMALHYAEEKLGVTDIFGEDVGAPLGGVFTCTQGLKTTWNSPLDERGIIGAAMGIAMGGGRPVAEIQFCDYVYNTIDLLKLAGNTCWSSNGDWNLPMVVRTPVGSGIRGSIYHSHSFDATMTHIPGWKVVMPSTPLDAYGLLISACKEQNPVMFLEPKALLRVKGEERIPGEPDDDRALSKLIDAPLGDRSQWVPQWPQLEEYAVPIGKGKLVREGTQVTVVSYGRTLPLCARAAATLADEGLSVEVIDLRSLWPYDWEMIKSSVQKTGRVLFVNEDTEVTNFGEHLMRRTVEELFYSLLAAPRLVAGKFVPGIGLADTLEMASVPQQNDITTALRTLANEQP, translated from the coding sequence ATGGCCAACATGGCACAGGCCATTCGCATGGCCCTCCACTACGCCGAGGAGAAGCTCGGCGTGACGGACATCTTCGGCGAGGACGTGGGCGCGCCGCTGGGCGGCGTCTTCACCTGCACGCAGGGCCTGAAGACGACGTGGAACTCGCCGCTCGACGAGCGCGGAATCATCGGCGCGGCCATGGGCATCGCCATGGGCGGCGGGCGTCCGGTCGCGGAGATCCAGTTCTGCGACTACGTCTACAACACCATCGACCTGCTGAAGCTGGCGGGCAACACCTGCTGGTCGAGCAACGGTGACTGGAACCTGCCCATGGTGGTGCGCACGCCGGTGGGCAGCGGCATCCGCGGGTCCATCTACCACTCGCACTCGTTCGACGCGACGATGACCCACATCCCCGGCTGGAAGGTGGTCATGCCCTCCACGCCGCTGGACGCGTACGGCCTGCTCATCTCCGCCTGCAAGGAGCAGAACCCGGTCATGTTCCTGGAGCCCAAGGCGCTGTTGCGCGTCAAGGGCGAGGAGCGCATCCCCGGCGAGCCAGACGACGACCGCGCGCTGTCGAAGCTCATCGACGCGCCGCTGGGCGACCGCTCCCAGTGGGTGCCGCAGTGGCCCCAGTTGGAGGAGTACGCGGTGCCCATCGGCAAGGGCAAGCTGGTGCGCGAGGGCACCCAGGTGACGGTGGTCAGCTACGGCCGCACCCTGCCCCTGTGCGCGCGCGCCGCCGCCACGCTGGCCGACGAGGGCCTCAGCGTGGAGGTCATCGACCTGCGCTCGCTGTGGCCGTACGACTGGGAGATGATCAAGTCCTCCGTCCAGAAGACGGGCCGCGTGCTCTTCGTCAACGAGGACACGGAGGTCACCAACTTCGGCGAGCACCTGATGCGGCGCACCGTGGAGGAGCTGTTCTACTCGCTGCTGGCCGCGCCCCGGCTCGTGGCCGGCAAGTTCGTCCCCGGCATCGGCCTGGCCGACACGCTGGAGATGGCCTCCGTGCCCCAGCAGAACGACATCACCACCGCGTTGCGGACCCTCGCGAACGAGCAGCCGTAA
- a CDS encoding GNAT family N-acetyltransferase yields the protein MASLLRELGYPQGTDQQTVHWVVSHPEIEIFVAGDPQDRPVGMVSFSHRPQLRLRGRVATIDELVVTEAWRRRGVGRALIKQILERCKVLSARQLQLVSPMATSPEARGFYTACGFSEIDAGVFRHLETEGRR from the coding sequence ATGGCGTCACTGCTACGGGAGCTGGGCTATCCGCAGGGCACCGACCAGCAGACGGTGCATTGGGTCGTGAGCCATCCGGAGATTGAAATCTTCGTGGCGGGAGACCCGCAGGACCGGCCCGTGGGCATGGTGTCCTTCTCCCACCGGCCGCAGCTGCGGCTGCGCGGGCGCGTGGCCACCATCGACGAGCTGGTGGTGACGGAGGCCTGGCGGCGCCGCGGCGTGGGCCGCGCGCTCATCAAGCAGATCCTCGAGCGGTGCAAGGTGCTCAGCGCCCGCCAGCTCCAGCTCGTCTCGCCCATGGCCACCAGCCCGGAGGCGCGCGGCTTCTACACCGCGTGCGGCTTCTCGGAGATCGACGCGGGCGTGTTCCGCCACCTGGAGACGGAGGGGCGCCGCTAG
- a CDS encoding TIGR02266 family protein, protein MAGADPATYANRRADERVAARFAVRFAQQEDAARALRVFSINVSAGGLCLRTRKAYDVGSRVSLSMDIAGQEFHLTGVVAWVRDEQEAIGVRFTDVSDEDRARLQRVVESFKR, encoded by the coding sequence ATGGCAGGAGCAGACCCGGCCACGTACGCGAACCGGAGGGCGGATGAGCGCGTGGCCGCCCGGTTCGCGGTGCGCTTCGCGCAGCAGGAGGACGCCGCGCGCGCCCTGCGGGTGTTCTCCATCAACGTGTCGGCGGGCGGGCTGTGCCTGCGCACGCGCAAGGCCTACGACGTGGGCTCGCGGGTCAGCCTCTCCATGGACATCGCCGGCCAGGAGTTCCACCTGACGGGCGTCGTCGCGTGGGTGCGCGACGAGCAGGAGGCCATCGGCGTGCGCTTCACGGACGTGAGCGACGAGGACCGCGCGCGCCTGCAGCGCGTGGTGGAGAGCTTCAAGCGCTGA
- a CDS encoding SGNH/GDSL hydrolase family protein codes for MRMWRTWLGTLACMASVQWGCTSSDAEAPTSEEPSTETNEPPQDANRPEGPLEVAPVVVDDGEERQTPPPAPAPAPDTFQPGFHQALRGSHSVSSLTTFRMRIPVSRAGKRLQVTFRSGDGSLVLQRATVSRVGPDGALVTTPVALTFDGKPGFTATPRQLVTSDPVDFATTFRDELAISFEVRGALAASAINAFPGGLVRAGTHALSTSAMGGDAFERSVGVATVEVEAPASRAFIALGDSITEGYMGLSNDTRNAWPALVEAQLGIPVVNSGVSGQGFYDALRLLDDEVLAVKGVTDCIVLLGTNDLGVTGGEAQMETRMLVLVQRLEPFCHVWVGTLLPKEKTNYGSYALVKTQRLDFNAWLRAGGTGAEVIDTEAATRRPDDVHRFLDGYGADGIHPSAEGHKAIAAEVVRVLREKGVP; via the coding sequence ATGCGAATGTGGCGGACGTGGCTCGGTACCCTGGCGTGCATGGCGAGCGTGCAGTGGGGATGCACCTCCAGCGACGCCGAGGCCCCGACCTCGGAGGAGCCTTCCACGGAGACGAACGAGCCCCCGCAGGACGCGAACCGGCCGGAGGGCCCCCTCGAGGTGGCGCCGGTGGTGGTGGATGACGGCGAGGAGCGGCAGACGCCTCCGCCCGCGCCAGCGCCCGCGCCGGACACGTTCCAGCCCGGCTTCCATCAGGCGCTGCGCGGCTCCCACTCCGTGAGCAGCCTCACCACGTTCCGCATGCGCATCCCGGTGTCGCGGGCCGGCAAGCGCCTCCAGGTGACGTTCCGCTCGGGAGATGGGAGCCTCGTGCTCCAACGCGCGACGGTGTCCCGCGTGGGCCCGGACGGCGCGCTGGTGACGACGCCGGTGGCGCTGACGTTCGACGGCAAGCCGGGCTTCACCGCCACGCCCCGTCAGCTGGTGACGTCGGACCCGGTGGACTTCGCGACGACCTTCCGCGACGAGCTGGCCATCAGCTTCGAGGTGCGCGGCGCGCTGGCCGCCAGCGCCATCAACGCCTTTCCCGGGGGGCTGGTGCGCGCGGGCACGCATGCCCTGTCCACCTCGGCGATGGGGGGCGACGCCTTCGAGCGCTCGGTGGGCGTGGCCACGGTGGAGGTGGAGGCCCCCGCCTCGCGAGCCTTCATCGCCCTGGGCGACAGCATCACCGAGGGCTACATGGGCCTGAGCAACGACACGCGCAACGCGTGGCCGGCGCTGGTGGAGGCGCAGCTGGGCATCCCCGTGGTGAACTCGGGCGTCAGCGGCCAGGGCTTCTACGACGCCCTGCGCCTGCTGGACGACGAGGTGCTCGCCGTCAAGGGCGTCACCGACTGCATCGTGCTGCTGGGCACCAACGACCTGGGCGTGACCGGCGGGGAGGCGCAGATGGAGACGCGCATGCTGGTGCTGGTGCAGCGGCTGGAGCCCTTCTGTCACGTCTGGGTGGGCACGCTGCTGCCCAAGGAGAAGACGAACTACGGTTCGTACGCGCTGGTGAAGACGCAGCGGCTGGACTTCAACGCGTGGTTGCGCGCGGGAGGCACCGGCGCGGAGGTCATCGACACGGAGGCCGCGACGCGCAGGCCGGACGACGTCCACCGCTTCCTCGACGGGTACGGCGCGGACGGCATCCACCCGAGCGCCGAGGGGCACAAGGCCATCGCCGCCGAGGTGGTCCGGGTGCTCCGCGAGAAGGGCGTCCCGTAG